A single genomic interval of Microbacterium sp. zg-Y1090 harbors:
- a CDS encoding transglutaminase-like domain-containing protein: protein MLRNVTAELDLELGADVDLILQITAARSAHLVQERLTVMQDDGAVAVTEIADPAGARLHRLRGHAGPLQVRYEARVAAGAAAPDASGLETITYLRPSRYCQSDEVFAQARRQFRGLWGRELVAAVEDFVATTTTYTLGFSQGTDSAVTTLSSGQGVCRDYAHLVIALLRAMDVPARYAACYAPGLRPMDFHAVAEAYLDGAWYVIDATRLSRRSALVRIATGRDAADCAFLSYHGGYVGLTRMQVDAHLVPDGAGDDAAAAALAASDPAADDPAALVQLA, encoded by the coding sequence GTGCTGCGCAACGTGACCGCCGAACTCGACCTCGAACTGGGGGCGGACGTCGACCTGATCCTGCAGATCACAGCGGCTCGCAGCGCGCACCTCGTGCAGGAGCGGCTCACCGTGATGCAGGACGACGGCGCGGTCGCGGTCACCGAGATCGCGGACCCCGCCGGGGCGCGACTGCACCGGCTGCGGGGCCACGCCGGACCGCTGCAGGTGCGCTACGAGGCACGCGTCGCCGCGGGTGCCGCCGCACCCGACGCGAGCGGGCTCGAGACGATCACGTACCTGCGGCCCAGCCGCTACTGCCAGTCCGACGAGGTGTTCGCGCAGGCGCGGCGCCAGTTCCGGGGGCTGTGGGGGCGAGAGCTCGTCGCCGCGGTCGAGGACTTCGTCGCCACCACCACCACGTACACCCTCGGCTTCAGCCAGGGCACCGACTCCGCGGTGACGACGCTGAGCAGCGGGCAGGGGGTCTGCCGCGACTACGCGCACCTCGTGATCGCGCTGCTGCGGGCGATGGACGTTCCCGCCCGCTATGCCGCGTGCTACGCGCCGGGCCTGCGGCCGATGGACTTCCACGCCGTCGCGGAGGCGTACCTCGACGGTGCCTGGTACGTCATCGACGCCACCCGGCTGTCGCGACGCAGCGCCCTCGTGCGCATCGCGACCGGCCGCGACGCCGCCGACTGCGCCTTCCTCAGCTACCACGGCGGCTACGTCGGGCTCACCCGCATGCAGGTGGACGCGCACCTCGTGCCCGACGGCGCCGGCGACGATGCCGCGGCCGCCGCGCTGGCGGCATCCGATCCCGCCGCGGACGACCCCGCGGCGCTCGTGCAGCTGGCCTGA
- a CDS encoding SGNH/GDSL hydrolase family protein, giving the protein MTLTARPRSRRAAWPLAVLIVAVAAICLLAVWRPWPAPSAPAADAGAGSAVAADAPAALDLPAAPRVLIFGDSWTYGSAATTLTRGYAYVAAHLHGWDAVVDGVRGSGYLKPGSDGGAYGERIAALDPGLSPDLVIVQGSINDRRQGAAGYREAVTAAWDDLTATYPQARIVILGPAPQVLPVEAETARIDRDLRELAAARGWWYVSPLAGEWITADNHRDVIDTSDIGRDHPSTAGHAYLAQRLAEAIADISVTTQVAADHDSEPLPEPLTP; this is encoded by the coding sequence GTGACGCTCACCGCACGCCCGCGCAGCCGACGCGCGGCGTGGCCGCTCGCGGTGCTGATCGTCGCGGTCGCGGCCATCTGCCTGCTGGCGGTGTGGCGCCCGTGGCCGGCGCCCTCAGCGCCCGCCGCCGACGCCGGCGCCGGCAGTGCGGTGGCGGCCGACGCTCCCGCTGCACTGGACCTGCCCGCGGCGCCGCGCGTGCTGATCTTCGGCGACTCCTGGACCTACGGGTCGGCGGCGACCACCCTCACGCGGGGGTACGCGTACGTGGCAGCGCACCTGCACGGCTGGGATGCCGTCGTCGACGGCGTGCGCGGCAGCGGCTACCTGAAGCCGGGCAGCGACGGCGGCGCCTATGGCGAGCGCATCGCCGCACTCGACCCCGGGCTCTCCCCCGACCTCGTCATCGTGCAGGGGTCGATCAACGACCGCAGGCAGGGCGCTGCGGGCTATCGCGAAGCCGTCACCGCGGCATGGGACGACCTGACGGCGACGTACCCGCAGGCGCGCATCGTCATCCTCGGCCCCGCACCCCAGGTGCTTCCCGTCGAGGCCGAGACCGCTCGCATCGACCGCGACCTGCGGGAGCTCGCCGCGGCCCGCGGCTGGTGGTACGTCTCCCCCCTCGCCGGCGAGTGGATCACCGCTGACAACCACCGGGACGTGATCGACACCTCCGACATCGGCCGGGACCACCCCTCCACGGCCGGGCACGCCTACCTCGCGCAGCGCCTCGCGGAGGCGATCGCCGACATCTCGGTGACGACCCAGGTCGCCGCCGATCACGACAGCGAGCCACTCCCCGAGCCGCTCACCCCCTGA
- a CDS encoding SDR family oxidoreductase: MDATFSPTHAIVTASDSGIGAATAIALAEAGLDVGITWHSDEEGAQHTAEAVRARGARAVVAQFDATDLAGAPAVLDRLAEELGGVDVFINNAGGGGGIPVLEMSLDDWRSTVALNLDGAFVGMQWAARRMAAAGTGGRIVAVTSVHEHQPRVGSAAYVSAKHGLGGLVKTMGQELGAAGITVNAVAPGEIATPMNDMESEDAEQTHRPGIPVPRPGRPEEIAAVVAFLASPAASYVNGASWPVDGGMLQMGPQAGSHLESDQWRQG; encoded by the coding sequence ATGGACGCCACCTTCTCCCCCACCCATGCCATCGTGACCGCCTCGGATTCCGGCATCGGCGCCGCCACGGCGATCGCCCTGGCCGAAGCCGGGCTCGATGTGGGCATCACCTGGCACTCCGATGAGGAGGGTGCGCAGCACACCGCAGAAGCCGTGCGCGCCCGCGGCGCTCGTGCCGTCGTGGCGCAGTTCGACGCGACCGACCTCGCCGGCGCCCCGGCTGTGCTGGACCGGTTGGCAGAGGAGCTCGGCGGCGTGGACGTGTTCATCAACAACGCCGGCGGCGGCGGAGGCATCCCTGTGCTCGAGATGTCGCTGGACGACTGGCGCTCGACCGTCGCGCTCAACCTCGACGGTGCGTTCGTCGGCATGCAGTGGGCAGCCCGCCGCATGGCCGCGGCCGGCACGGGAGGACGCATCGTGGCCGTCACGAGCGTGCACGAGCATCAGCCGCGGGTCGGGTCGGCGGCGTACGTCTCCGCCAAGCACGGTCTGGGCGGGCTGGTGAAGACCATGGGCCAGGAGCTCGGAGCCGCGGGCATCACGGTCAACGCGGTGGCACCGGGCGAGATCGCGACTCCCATGAACGACATGGAGTCCGAGGATGCCGAGCAGACGCACCGCCCCGGCATCCCCGTCCCCCGGCCGGGTCGTCCCGAGGAGATCGCCGCAGTCGTGGCCTTCCTCGCCTCGCCGGCCGCCTCGTACGTGAACGGCGCGAGTTGGCCCGTCGACGGCGGCATGCTGCAGATGGGGCCGCAGGCCGGATCGCACCTCGAAAGCGACCAGTGGCGCCAGGGCTGA
- a CDS encoding glucose-6-phosphate dehydrogenase, protein MKIVASADWRDAVPFETPVVVADVVPGDPARCVACRTEADPHPRTQLWAVKHRHPKHHDGFIRFYCADHLPAMELPDAPAPVAAKPKRAPRASSRTAVRPERTPEVRRSSSVDEAPRAMCPECFVEVSATGICGMCGLTVA, encoded by the coding sequence ATGAAGATCGTCGCATCAGCAGACTGGCGGGACGCCGTCCCGTTCGAAACCCCGGTGGTCGTCGCAGACGTCGTCCCCGGCGACCCGGCGCGCTGCGTCGCGTGCCGCACCGAAGCCGACCCGCACCCCCGCACGCAGCTGTGGGCCGTGAAGCACCGGCATCCGAAGCATCACGACGGGTTCATCCGCTTCTACTGCGCCGACCACCTGCCGGCGATGGAGCTGCCCGACGCGCCCGCGCCGGTCGCCGCCAAGCCCAAGCGCGCACCGCGCGCCTCGTCGCGCACCGCCGTCCGCCCCGAGCGCACCCCCGAGGTGCGCCGCAGCTCGTCGGTCGACGAAGCGCCGCGCGCGATGTGCCCCGAGTGCTTCGTCGAGGTGTCGGCGACGGGCATCTGCGGCATGTGCGGTCTCACCGTCGCGTGA
- a CDS encoding DEAD/DEAH box helicase family protein, with protein MPQPAVTAALADWHFTGTLRHYQADVLDRVDVDAGAALHIVAPPGSGKTLLGLLLAARRGRRAVVLTPTTTIRGQWARAAATLAPDPAAVSEDPAQPAELTALTYQALSVLDAAHPLAGIARTRWLGELEADGRSPDAATRWLDDLADANPKAYGRGIASRSRTVRRQLVREDAGVLAAALHPNALALIDRLVEHGVETVVLDECHHLLDHWALVVATLVARLRAAGREPLLIGLTATLPSPDDAAEYDNYTSLLGDVDYEVPVPAVVREGNLAPYRDLVRFTEPTPQELAFLAAHADGLEVLLRTTFARDAGLQLLVDILQPEPEPEPGPGAPPAPSDLEPPPAPPAPPAEDAADARLAAAFAADFAGAEAAAAMLATVAPQHPLVPRLPDVARRPPTADEAMRLLARFALDRLLPDPAEEKHWHRIRRTLADFGYAITDRGVRRTRDPVETMLASSLAKDHAACDILGAEREALGDDRLRALVVTDFAEHGNRHGGLVGTAGALRTFATLVADAATSGLRPILVSGRSTRIATRDAEVLVPALSEVLGLPVAAAPVLESPEVSQIHAPGAGSAALVRAASVLLAQGTVQVVVGTRGLFGEGWDCPAVNTLIDLTAVSTASATQQLRGRTLRLDPAWPEKVAHNWTVTAVLPPSFPLRAQPDVARLSRKHARLWGLDADEPSRVVRGLSIAMAATQRRALDAVVAKDAAASVAALNDLSAPALRGVTRARWRIGEAYLDRESVSALVPRRPGAPVFRTSASASRALGGAFGATAAATLVGTAGAAAAGVAVASPELGVVAGIAVLVVGIVHAVPLGMAWRQTRGQTARASGVHLRIATLVWEALRRAGRVADVDADLVSIEGEPRGGVVSIALSAPSAAPADQRTLADALGELFGVVRTPRFLLETGQGGRAPLVRGVLRLAARRRDTGHLLPVPTAIGRRRADAEAFAAAWEQEIGPCVLHAMDRPGQLALMARARRGGGELPAPIAREEWR; from the coding sequence ATGCCGCAGCCTGCCGTCACCGCCGCGCTGGCGGACTGGCACTTCACCGGCACCCTGCGGCACTACCAGGCCGACGTGCTCGACCGCGTCGACGTCGACGCCGGCGCGGCGCTGCACATCGTCGCGCCGCCAGGGTCGGGCAAGACCCTGCTGGGTCTGCTGCTGGCCGCCCGACGCGGACGCCGCGCCGTGGTGCTGACCCCGACCACGACGATCCGCGGGCAGTGGGCCCGTGCCGCGGCGACGCTCGCCCCCGACCCGGCCGCCGTGTCGGAGGACCCCGCGCAGCCGGCGGAGCTCACGGCGCTGACCTACCAGGCCCTCAGCGTGCTCGACGCCGCCCACCCCTTGGCCGGCATCGCCCGCACGCGCTGGCTCGGCGAACTCGAAGCCGACGGGCGCTCGCCGGATGCCGCGACGCGCTGGCTCGACGACCTCGCCGATGCGAATCCCAAGGCCTACGGCCGCGGCATCGCGAGCCGGTCGCGCACGGTGCGGCGGCAGCTGGTGCGGGAGGATGCTGGCGTGCTCGCGGCGGCGCTGCACCCGAACGCCCTCGCTCTCATCGACCGGCTCGTCGAGCACGGCGTGGAGACCGTCGTGCTCGACGAATGCCATCACCTGCTCGATCACTGGGCGCTGGTGGTGGCGACCCTCGTCGCGCGGCTGCGGGCCGCGGGCCGCGAGCCGCTGCTGATCGGCCTCACGGCGACGCTGCCCTCACCCGACGACGCGGCGGAGTACGACAACTACACCTCGCTCCTGGGCGACGTGGACTACGAGGTGCCGGTGCCGGCGGTGGTGCGGGAGGGCAACCTTGCGCCCTACCGCGATCTCGTGCGTTTCACCGAGCCGACGCCGCAGGAGCTCGCCTTCCTCGCCGCCCACGCCGACGGGCTCGAGGTGCTGCTGCGCACCACGTTCGCCCGCGATGCCGGCCTGCAGCTCCTCGTCGACATCCTGCAGCCCGAGCCCGAGCCCGAGCCCGGGCCCGGCGCTCCACCGGCGCCGAGCGATCTCGAGCCGCCGCCCGCGCCGCCCGCCCCGCCCGCAGAAGACGCCGCCGACGCCCGCCTCGCGGCCGCGTTCGCCGCCGACTTCGCCGGCGCCGAGGCGGCCGCGGCCATGCTGGCGACCGTCGCTCCGCAGCATCCTCTCGTCCCGCGCCTGCCCGACGTCGCACGCCGGCCGCCGACCGCCGACGAGGCGATGCGCCTGCTCGCGCGGTTCGCGCTGGACCGCCTGCTTCCGGATCCGGCCGAAGAGAAGCACTGGCACCGCATCCGCCGGACCCTCGCCGACTTCGGCTACGCGATCACCGATCGGGGGGTCCGCCGCACCCGTGACCCCGTCGAAACCATGCTCGCCTCATCGCTGGCGAAGGACCACGCCGCGTGCGACATCCTGGGCGCCGAGCGCGAGGCGCTGGGCGATGACCGGCTGCGCGCGCTGGTGGTCACCGACTTCGCCGAGCACGGCAACAGGCACGGCGGGCTCGTGGGCACTGCCGGCGCCCTGCGCACCTTCGCGACGCTGGTGGCGGATGCCGCCACGAGCGGACTGCGCCCGATCCTCGTCTCCGGCAGGTCCACGCGCATCGCGACGCGGGACGCGGAGGTGCTCGTCCCCGCGCTGAGCGAGGTGCTCGGCCTGCCGGTCGCCGCGGCGCCGGTGCTGGAGTCACCTGAGGTGTCGCAGATCCACGCGCCCGGGGCCGGCTCCGCGGCACTCGTGCGCGCGGCATCCGTGCTGCTCGCTCAGGGAACGGTGCAGGTCGTCGTCGGCACGCGAGGTCTCTTCGGCGAGGGCTGGGACTGCCCCGCCGTCAACACGCTCATCGACCTGACCGCCGTGTCGACGGCCTCGGCGACGCAGCAGCTGCGGGGGCGCACGCTGCGCCTCGACCCCGCCTGGCCGGAGAAGGTCGCACACAACTGGACGGTCACCGCCGTGCTGCCGCCGTCGTTCCCCCTGCGCGCGCAGCCCGATGTCGCTCGCCTGTCCCGCAAGCACGCGAGGCTCTGGGGGCTCGACGCCGACGAGCCGTCGCGGGTGGTGCGCGGCCTGTCGATCGCGATGGCGGCGACTCAGCGCCGGGCGCTGGACGCGGTGGTGGCGAAGGATGCCGCGGCATCCGTGGCCGCGCTGAACGATCTGTCCGCGCCGGCGCTGCGGGGGGTCACGCGCGCGCGATGGCGGATCGGCGAGGCGTACCTCGACCGCGAGAGCGTCAGCGCGCTGGTTCCGCGACGGCCCGGGGCGCCGGTGTTCCGCACCAGCGCGTCGGCGTCACGGGCCCTCGGCGGCGCGTTCGGGGCGACGGCCGCGGCGACGCTCGTCGGCACGGCGGGAGCGGCGGCCGCGGGGGTCGCGGTGGCCTCACCCGAGCTCGGCGTGGTCGCCGGGATCGCGGTGCTCGTCGTGGGGATCGTCCATGCCGTCCCGCTCGGGATGGCATGGCGTCAGACTCGCGGGCAGACCGCGCGAGCGTCCGGAGTCCACCTTCGCATCGCGACTCTGGTCTGGGAGGCGCTGCGGCGGGCGGGACGCGTCGCCGACGTGGATGCAGACCTCGTCTCGATCGAGGGCGAGCCGCGGGGCGGGGTGGTCTCGATCGCCCTCTCGGCGCCGTCGGCGGCCCCGGCCGATCAGCGGACGCTCGCCGATGCGCTGGGGGAGCTGTTCGGCGTCGTGCGCACCCCCCGCTTCCTGCTCGAGACGGGTCAGGGAGGCCGGGCGCCCCTGGTGCGCGGTGTGCTCCGCCTCGCAGCACGACGCCGGGACACCGGGCATCTCCTGCCGGTGCCGACCGCCATCGGGCGTCGCCGGGCGGATGCCGAGGCGTTCGCCGCGGCGTGGGAGCAGGAGATCGGCCCCTGCGTGCTGCACGCGATGGACCGGCCCGGGCAGCTCGCCCTGATGGCTCGTGCCCGCCGGGGCGGCGGTGAGCTTCCCGCGCCGATCGCGCGCGAGGAGTGGCGCTAA
- a CDS encoding DUF6804 family protein, which produces MNGDPVSSPQPRPTSEYQRNAFAPAILAAIACVAGTALIGHEYYLAIRFIVAILAVIIGWFALQARQWWWAPVMLAIAVVWNPLFPFPFAGPWWSGAHAVAAAVFLVAGSLIKTPRTPA; this is translated from the coding sequence ATGAATGGAGACCCTGTGTCCTCACCGCAGCCCCGCCCGACCTCGGAGTACCAGCGCAACGCGTTCGCGCCGGCGATCCTCGCCGCGATCGCGTGCGTTGCCGGGACAGCGCTCATCGGTCACGAGTACTACCTCGCGATCCGCTTCATCGTGGCGATCCTCGCCGTGATCATCGGCTGGTTCGCCCTGCAGGCCCGCCAGTGGTGGTGGGCGCCGGTCATGCTGGCGATCGCCGTCGTCTGGAACCCGCTCTTCCCGTTCCCGTTCGCCGGCCCCTGGTGGTCGGGCGCGCACGCCGTTGCCGCGGCGGTGTTCCTCGTCGCCGGATCGCTGATCAAGACCCCGCGCACCCCGGCCTAG
- a CDS encoding FMN-dependent NADH-azoreductase, whose translation MSLFRLDASIFPATSSSRALADLVEAEWLAAHPHSTVTRRDLSLDPVPATAWADAVTAPGVPEAERSERQRAAVDLATTIGDELTAADALLFAVPLYNYGVSQHFKTWFDLAYTDPRIDPQGTALHGKPATLVTVLGGNYAPGSPREGWDHSTAWLRRVLEDVWGLDLRVVQRPFTLVGVNPAMDAFADTAAALKSDAEQHAVRSGREIAAAHSARVA comes from the coding sequence ATGTCCCTCTTCCGGCTGGATGCCAGCATCTTCCCCGCCACCTCGTCGAGCCGTGCCCTGGCCGACCTCGTCGAGGCCGAGTGGCTCGCTGCGCACCCGCATTCCACCGTCACCCGGCGCGACCTCAGCCTCGACCCGGTGCCGGCCACCGCGTGGGCCGATGCCGTCACGGCGCCGGGCGTGCCCGAGGCCGAGCGCAGCGAACGCCAGCGGGCGGCCGTCGACCTCGCGACGACCATCGGGGATGAGCTGACCGCCGCCGACGCGCTGCTGTTCGCCGTGCCGCTGTACAATTACGGCGTCTCGCAGCACTTCAAGACGTGGTTCGACCTCGCGTACACCGATCCGCGCATCGACCCGCAGGGGACGGCACTGCACGGCAAGCCCGCGACGCTCGTCACCGTGCTGGGCGGCAACTACGCACCGGGCAGCCCCCGGGAGGGCTGGGACCACTCGACCGCGTGGCTGCGCCGCGTGCTCGAAGATGTCTGGGGTCTCGACCTGCGCGTCGTGCAGCGGCCGTTCACTCTGGTCGGGGTGAACCCCGCGATGGATGCCTTCGCCGACACGGCCGCGGCGCTGAAGTCCGACGCCGAGCAGCACGCCGTGCGCTCCGGGCGCGAGATCGCCGCGGCGCACAGCGCCCGCGTGGCCTGA
- a CDS encoding winged helix-turn-helix transcriptional regulator has translation MDGDQHEGRQCDAAVSLAFSVLGKRWNGMIVDVLRGGAMSFVELRRGVGGISDAMLSDRLTELAQAGLVVRQVAPGPPVSVAYELTEAGRELLPLLTQLGQWAADHLGATAR, from the coding sequence GTGGACGGGGACCAGCACGAGGGGCGGCAGTGTGACGCCGCCGTCAGCTTGGCCTTCTCGGTCCTCGGCAAGCGATGGAACGGCATGATCGTCGACGTGCTGCGCGGCGGGGCGATGTCGTTCGTCGAGCTGCGCCGGGGCGTGGGCGGCATCAGCGACGCCATGCTGTCCGATCGGCTCACCGAGCTGGCGCAGGCCGGGCTCGTGGTGCGCCAGGTCGCTCCCGGCCCTCCGGTGTCGGTGGCCTATGAGCTGACCGAGGCCGGCCGCGAGCTCCTCCCCCTGCTGACCCAACTGGGCCAGTGGGCGGCCGACCACCTCGGCGCCACCGCTCGCTGA
- the brig1 gene encoding anti-phage DNA glycosylase Brig1, translating to MTALAALVDFWDEEIDRWVSGHAGVSDRLQPWFESYRGRGHGEVRLDAFPEPYTGRLIGNSTPVVMLGLNPGAAVPRFQAPGGVFFEQLKTLRYSEWAATVPYASKEWESIAGPNRFYQNRFAFARRLLGEPNWSIANGVYFELYPYHSSGVNASMEPPGDVIREFVLDPIGDLDTQHVFAFGKPWFSVPARIGLPPGRVLSAKWEIPSREARIYSLPSGQDLIVMAQNGYAGPPGAGDTEALARAIGLR from the coding sequence ATGACTGCGCTCGCTGCACTCGTCGATTTCTGGGATGAGGAGATTGACCGCTGGGTCAGCGGTCACGCCGGGGTGTCCGACCGACTGCAGCCATGGTTTGAGTCGTACCGAGGCAGGGGCCACGGAGAAGTGCGCCTCGACGCGTTTCCCGAGCCATACACCGGCCGACTGATCGGGAACTCGACGCCCGTCGTCATGCTCGGGCTGAACCCGGGTGCGGCGGTCCCTCGGTTCCAGGCCCCCGGTGGTGTGTTCTTCGAGCAGTTGAAGACTCTGCGCTACAGCGAGTGGGCCGCAACCGTGCCGTATGCGAGCAAGGAGTGGGAGAGCATTGCTGGCCCGAATCGCTTCTATCAGAACCGGTTTGCTTTCGCTCGCCGCCTCCTGGGCGAGCCGAACTGGTCTATTGCAAACGGCGTGTACTTCGAGTTGTACCCGTACCACTCATCCGGCGTGAACGCCTCGATGGAACCTCCCGGCGATGTCATTCGTGAATTCGTCCTCGATCCCATCGGCGATCTGGACACGCAGCACGTCTTCGCATTCGGGAAGCCCTGGTTCAGCGTTCCCGCGAGAATCGGCCTTCCGCCAGGCCGCGTCCTCTCGGCGAAGTGGGAGATCCCAAGCCGTGAGGCCAGGATCTACTCGTTGCCGAGCGGTCAGGACCTGATCGTGATGGCGCAGAACGGCTACGCCGGCCCTCCGGGCGCCGGCGACACGGAGGCACTTGCCCGGGCAATCGGTCTCCGCTGA